The Halalkalibacter krulwichiae genome has a segment encoding these proteins:
- a CDS encoding acyl-CoA thioesterase: protein MNHITELQTRYCESDALGHINSVSYFIYLEQARVNFILDSKIISNIKDWPFVLASIRCDLKRQIYINDFLLIKSFISEINQSSFKLEHEIYNKDSHELLAVGSVVIVHFNFDEQKSVVLSSDMRKKLKEFKK from the coding sequence ATGAATCACATTACAGAATTACAAACAAGGTACTGTGAATCAGATGCATTAGGGCATATTAATAGTGTTAGTTATTTTATATATTTAGAACAAGCTAGAGTTAACTTTATTCTAGATAGTAAAATTATTTCTAATATTAAAGATTGGCCGTTTGTCCTTGCCTCTATACGCTGCGATTTAAAAAGGCAAATTTATATAAACGATTTCCTATTAATAAAATCATTTATATCTGAGATTAATCAAAGTAGTTTTAAGCTGGAACACGAAATTTATAATAAAGATTCACATGAACTACTTGCTGTTGGTTCCGTTGTGATAGTGCACTTCAACTTTGATGAGCAAAAAAGTGTAGTGCTTTCATCCGATATGCGAAAGAAATTAAAGGAATTCAAAAAATAG
- a CDS encoding TetR/AcrR family transcriptional regulator, producing the protein MAKESSNVTRRMGKDTKTEILDIALSLFVQKGYHQTSMRDIAETAGFTKGGLYYYVTSKDDILYFLHDRFIKEGLSRLRLVAKENLSPERKLIKLLKTHLEIIHLYKNDITLFFEAIKYLTPERYHEVRKKRESYENLFVKTIEEGRELGVFQVKDSRITVLYILGACNFMHTWYDPNGKKSIEELSELFIELTMEGLNK; encoded by the coding sequence TTGGCCAAGGAATCTTCCAATGTAACAAGAAGAATGGGCAAGGATACAAAAACAGAAATATTGGATATTGCTTTATCGTTATTTGTTCAAAAAGGATACCATCAAACATCAATGCGAGATATTGCAGAAACTGCTGGATTTACTAAAGGTGGATTGTATTACTACGTAACAAGTAAAGATGATATCTTATATTTTTTACATGATCGATTTATCAAGGAGGGTTTAAGTCGCTTACGTTTGGTTGCTAAAGAGAATTTAAGTCCAGAGCGCAAACTCATTAAGCTTCTAAAAACTCACCTTGAAATTATTCACCTATATAAAAATGACATTACTCTGTTTTTTGAAGCAATTAAATATTTGACACCAGAAAGGTATCACGAAGTGAGAAAAAAGAGGGAAAGTTATGAGAACTTATTTGTGAAAACAATTGAAGAGGGAAGAGAGTTAGGTGTCTTTCAAGTGAAGGATAGTCGAATAACAGTTTTATATATTCTGGGAGCGTGTAATTTTATGCACACCTGGTATGATCCCAATGGTAAAAAATCTATTGAAGAACTATCAGAATTGTTTATAGAGCTCACAATGGAAGGACTTAATAAATAG